The following proteins are co-located in the Echinicola sp. 20G genome:
- a CDS encoding TonB-dependent receptor, with the protein MERRATLVFFISCLLLLPMLTYAQDREITGKVILKNDGDPLPGVAVMIEGSGTGTITDVEGLFNIKASQGDVLVFSLLGMETQKVTITNQSNLEISMEENLSSLEEVVVVGYGVQKKSVVTGAISSVKGEDLESMPINRVEQALQGRTSGLTVAASSGQPGSGATVRVRGLTTFGNNDPLWVVDGVVVDNGGIGYLNQSDIESIEVLKDAASQAIYGARAAAGVILVTTKKGEAGKMRVNYNGYYGTSAPAKKLDLLNASQYAMIRNEAAVNAGNAAPFPNPESYGKGTDWQDLIFNDNAMRQNHELSISGGSDVSTFYASFGYLEQEGIVASDISRYKRTNIRLNSEHKLAKWLKVGQNLGYAHDKSIGLGNTNSEFGGPLSSAINLDPITEAVITDPNIANQPPYGTNPVVRDAMGNPYGISTIVAQEMTNPLAYMQTRLGNYSWSDNIVGNVYAEAEPIEGLKLRSTLGAKLSFWGSESFTPIFYLNATNVSNQTKFSRGQNRRFDWNLENTISYSKTIDSHNFTVLLGQGAYLDNRGRSLDVTFFNVPASNFDDASLNFKVPNDQRTADGSEGAGHAVSSLFARANYNYAEKYLLEALVRRDGSSRFGTNNRYGVFPSFSAGWVASQEDFWPTNAVINFLKVRGGYGVVGNDNIGDFAFLSTIGSGRNYTIGNTGSYAIGYSPNAPSNPDLKWEETSQANIGFEATLFEDFNITFDWYKKVTNGILQNPRIPGYVGAISNPAANIADMENRGVELEIGYRKQLGALNLSLSGNVSYLENEVTNLGEEISYLSGGQSFQASSYPITRTAVGQSMNSFFGFETMGIFQTIEEVENYTNSEGNMIQPNAQPGDFIWADLNDDGQITEEDRTFIGNPTPSWSYGFTANLEWKNFDMVLFGQGVAGNKIFQGLRRLDIGNANWQTEALDRWTGPGTSNDYPRIVEGDPNKNFNNPSDFYLEDGSYFRIKTLQFGYSLPKSLTEKAGMNRARIYVMSENLLTITKYTGYDPEIGGGVMSIDRGIYPQARSFMVGVQVGF; encoded by the coding sequence ATGGAAAGAAGAGCTACTCTTGTATTCTTCATTTCCTGTCTTCTCCTCTTGCCCATGCTAACCTATGCGCAAGATCGTGAGATTACAGGTAAAGTAATTTTAAAAAATGACGGTGACCCTCTCCCAGGTGTAGCCGTTATGATCGAAGGTTCTGGCACAGGAACCATTACTGATGTTGAAGGCCTATTCAACATAAAAGCCTCCCAAGGCGATGTTCTCGTTTTTAGCCTTTTAGGTATGGAAACCCAAAAAGTAACCATCACCAATCAATCCAATCTGGAAATAAGTATGGAGGAAAACCTCAGCTCACTGGAGGAAGTGGTCGTTGTTGGGTATGGTGTACAGAAAAAGAGTGTCGTTACAGGTGCCATCTCTAGTGTCAAAGGAGAAGATCTGGAAAGCATGCCTATTAACCGAGTGGAGCAAGCTTTACAAGGACGAACATCTGGCCTTACTGTAGCAGCAAGCTCCGGTCAACCAGGCTCAGGAGCAACTGTCCGTGTCAGAGGCCTTACTACTTTTGGCAACAACGACCCGCTATGGGTAGTGGATGGTGTCGTAGTAGACAATGGCGGCATTGGCTATCTAAACCAATCGGACATTGAATCTATAGAGGTTCTTAAAGATGCCGCATCCCAAGCTATCTATGGTGCCAGGGCAGCAGCGGGCGTAATCTTGGTCACTACCAAAAAAGGGGAAGCAGGGAAAATGCGCGTGAACTACAATGGTTATTACGGCACATCTGCTCCTGCAAAAAAACTTGACCTACTTAACGCCAGTCAGTATGCCATGATCAGGAATGAGGCTGCTGTAAACGCTGGAAATGCTGCCCCTTTCCCTAATCCAGAAAGCTATGGAAAAGGCACCGATTGGCAAGACCTCATTTTCAACGACAATGCCATGAGACAAAATCATGAATTAAGCATTAGCGGCGGAAGTGACGTCTCCACATTCTATGCTTCCTTCGGCTATTTAGAACAAGAGGGAATTGTTGCTTCTGACATCTCCAGGTACAAAAGGACCAACATCCGCTTAAACTCCGAACATAAGCTAGCCAAGTGGCTCAAAGTTGGGCAAAACTTAGGGTATGCCCATGATAAATCCATCGGCCTAGGCAATACAAACAGTGAGTTTGGAGGGCCATTAAGCTCTGCAATTAACCTTGACCCGATCACTGAAGCAGTAATTACTGACCCCAATATTGCCAATCAACCTCCTTACGGCACGAATCCAGTTGTAAGAGACGCTATGGGGAACCCATATGGGATCAGCACTATAGTCGCCCAAGAGATGACCAATCCCCTAGCCTACATGCAAACCAGACTTGGCAATTACAGCTGGTCAGACAACATCGTGGGTAATGTATACGCAGAAGCAGAACCTATTGAAGGATTAAAACTGAGATCCACATTGGGTGCTAAACTCTCTTTTTGGGGTAGCGAATCTTTTACGCCTATTTTCTATTTGAATGCCACCAATGTCTCCAATCAAACCAAGTTTAGTAGAGGCCAAAACAGACGCTTTGACTGGAACTTAGAAAACACCATATCCTATTCCAAAACCATCGACAGCCATAACTTTACAGTATTATTGGGTCAGGGCGCGTATTTGGACAATAGAGGAAGATCACTTGACGTGACATTCTTTAATGTCCCAGCCAGCAACTTTGATGACGCCTCACTGAACTTCAAGGTTCCCAATGACCAGAGAACGGCCGATGGATCCGAAGGAGCGGGACATGCTGTAAGCTCATTGTTTGCCCGAGCCAATTATAACTATGCTGAGAAGTACCTTTTAGAGGCATTGGTAAGAAGAGATGGCTCCTCTCGTTTTGGAACTAATAACCGCTATGGGGTTTTTCCTTCATTTTCCGCTGGCTGGGTAGCCAGTCAAGAAGACTTCTGGCCTACTAATGCTGTAATCAACTTTTTGAAAGTTAGAGGTGGCTATGGTGTTGTGGGGAATGACAACATTGGAGACTTTGCCTTCCTTTCCACCATTGGAAGTGGCAGAAACTATACCATTGGCAATACAGGAAGCTATGCTATTGGCTATAGTCCTAATGCTCCTTCTAACCCAGACCTAAAATGGGAAGAGACCAGTCAAGCAAATATCGGATTTGAAGCCACCTTGTTTGAGGATTTTAACATCACTTTTGACTGGTACAAAAAAGTAACTAATGGTATCCTTCAAAATCCCAGAATACCGGGTTATGTCGGAGCGATTTCCAACCCAGCAGCCAACATCGCCGATATGGAAAATAGAGGGGTAGAACTTGAAATTGGATATAGAAAGCAGTTGGGAGCCTTAAATCTATCACTAAGTGGTAATGTTTCTTACCTAGAAAACGAGGTCACCAATTTAGGAGAAGAGATTTCCTACCTTTCCGGGGGACAGAGTTTTCAAGCAAGCTCCTATCCCATCACCCGCACAGCTGTCGGACAGTCTATGAATTCATTTTTCGGATTTGAAACAATGGGAATCTTCCAAACAATAGAAGAGGTAGAAAACTACACCAATAGCGAGGGCAATATGATCCAACCCAATGCCCAGCCAGGAGATTTTATCTGGGCGGATTTGAATGATGATGGGCAAATAACAGAGGAAGACAGGACCTTCATTGGAAACCCAACACCTTCATGGTCCTATGGCTTTACGGCAAATCTAGAATGGAAAAACTTTGACATGGTTCTCTTCGGACAGGGAGTTGCTGGAAACAAAATTTTCCAAGGCCTTAGGAGACTGGATATAGGCAATGCCAACTGGCAAACCGAAGCTTTAGACCGATGGACAGGACCTGGCACTTCAAACGATTACCCAAGAATCGTCGAAGGTGACCCTAATAAGAACTTCAATAATCCTTCAGACTTCTACCTTGAAGACGGCTCTTATTTCAGAATCAAGACATTGCAATTCGGATATTCCTTACCCAAAAGCTTAACCGAAAAAGCAGGAATGAACCGAGCTCGTATTTACGTCATGAGCGAAAATTTGCTAACCATCACCAAGTATACTGGCTATGACCCTGAAATAGGCGGGGGTGTCATGAGTATTGACAGGGGCATCTACCCTCAAGCACGTTCATTTATGGTAGGGGTTCAAGTAGGATTTTAA
- a CDS encoding triple tyrosine motif-containing protein: MGQQQLASPKIINYNNLEYKAGLQNWSTTQDERGILYFGNNEGLLTFNGRYWNLHQLPNQTIIRSVKLDSENKIFVGGQDDIGYFAPQSNGELKFNSLKHLIPEEDRNFADIWNIVIHNDEVFFMEFTKILHYKGNRIRVFKSDTEWKFLEKSGERIYAQEEGHGLLIFDGEVWKPVVEDTNFTLPDLNGVTELGVDSTLFSSADQGLYLLHNNKFTRYQTDFDDLLINHRINCMASINDQWIGLGTKSAGLLIMNNQGKLLQQYAYNEGMQTNNVRSIFIDQNKGLWVGLDDGIDYVDINGAIKQIHPDQNKRVTGYASSFFHDKLYIGTSDGLYQFQFNEKEKDLSFSKGKFSPVRFSTGQVWNLQEVNNHLLMAHEEGAFFIENGTSYQIYPTPGTWIFQPASTIMPSNKVYIGTYTGLSEIDFKDGAFLHQKHMEGLSESLRFMIMDYQHQVIWGSHPYRGVLKIDLSENQSKIEKTTIFTAKDGLPSDLYNYLFRIKNRIVVATEDGIYEFDQNTQKFKASDLVNRALEGVSIQHLQEDKQGNIWYVSNKTVSVIDFSTPNEKQPFSIIHLPELSGKVVGGHESITPLDANNIFIGANKGFFHINYEKYRNNITQPDILIGKVSLFGKKDSIVFGGHTQFKATPTEKASPIIFNSTQNSLHFEYSSTLFGQFSNLEYSYLLEGFDKQWSIWNNKSEKDYTNLPAGDYTFKVKSRNNLGNESTISTYSFTVLPAWYNTVWSYCCYLLILAGSIYLILKWQKKKHLREQAHLKKYHQLEIDRNEKEIVKLRNEKLQADINHKNQELASTTMHLVQRGKVLTKIKEELLYLGKNHSLESESSDFKRLLKLISEVERSDSDWDRFSMHFDHVHSNFLSILKEKYPDLTPNELKLCAFVKMNLSSKEIAQLLSISLKAVEVGRYRLRKKLLITPETNLFDFLIQSTTDHDQNDPSN, from the coding sequence ATGGGCCAACAACAATTGGCTTCTCCAAAGATCATTAACTACAACAACCTTGAATACAAAGCAGGGTTACAAAACTGGTCAACTACGCAGGATGAAAGAGGGATACTATATTTCGGAAACAATGAAGGCTTACTTACTTTTAATGGCAGGTACTGGAACCTACACCAATTACCCAATCAAACCATCATCCGGTCTGTAAAACTAGATTCAGAAAACAAGATTTTTGTTGGTGGACAAGATGATATAGGCTATTTCGCTCCTCAATCTAATGGAGAGTTAAAATTCAACTCTCTAAAACACCTCATTCCTGAAGAAGACAGGAACTTTGCTGATATCTGGAATATAGTGATCCATAATGACGAGGTGTTTTTTATGGAATTCACCAAAATTCTTCATTATAAAGGCAATAGAATCAGGGTTTTCAAATCTGACACAGAATGGAAATTTCTGGAAAAATCAGGAGAAAGAATATATGCCCAAGAAGAGGGGCATGGGCTATTGATATTTGATGGAGAAGTCTGGAAGCCTGTAGTTGAAGACACTAATTTCACCCTTCCAGACTTAAATGGAGTAACTGAACTAGGAGTAGACTCTACGCTTTTCTCCTCTGCTGATCAAGGGCTTTACCTTCTACACAATAACAAATTCACAAGATACCAAACAGATTTTGATGATTTGCTCATTAACCACCGCATCAATTGCATGGCGAGCATCAATGATCAGTGGATCGGGTTAGGCACCAAATCAGCGGGGTTATTGATCATGAACAATCAAGGTAAACTCCTCCAGCAATACGCTTATAATGAAGGCATGCAAACCAACAATGTCAGAAGCATATTTATTGATCAAAACAAAGGACTCTGGGTAGGCCTGGATGATGGAATTGATTATGTCGACATCAATGGAGCCATTAAGCAAATACATCCAGACCAAAATAAAAGAGTGACAGGATATGCGTCGTCATTTTTCCATGACAAACTGTACATTGGCACTTCAGATGGCTTGTACCAGTTCCAATTCAATGAAAAAGAAAAAGACTTAAGCTTCAGTAAAGGCAAATTTTCACCAGTGCGTTTTAGCACAGGACAAGTTTGGAACCTGCAGGAAGTGAATAATCATTTGTTAATGGCACATGAAGAAGGAGCTTTCTTCATTGAAAACGGAACATCCTATCAAATATACCCTACGCCAGGCACTTGGATTTTCCAGCCTGCATCAACTATCATGCCCAGCAACAAGGTATACATAGGTACTTATACAGGATTATCTGAAATTGATTTTAAAGACGGAGCATTTCTCCATCAAAAACATATGGAAGGCCTGTCCGAGTCCTTGAGATTTATGATCATGGACTATCAGCATCAAGTCATTTGGGGTTCACATCCCTACCGTGGAGTACTTAAAATAGACCTATCCGAAAATCAGTCAAAAATAGAAAAAACCACGATTTTCACTGCTAAAGACGGTCTACCTTCAGACCTCTATAATTACCTGTTCAGGATCAAAAACAGAATTGTGGTCGCAACAGAAGATGGCATTTATGAATTCGATCAAAACACACAAAAATTCAAAGCTTCTGACCTTGTAAATAGAGCATTGGAAGGAGTGAGCATCCAACATCTACAAGAGGACAAACAAGGCAACATCTGGTATGTATCCAACAAGACCGTAAGTGTAATTGATTTTAGCACACCCAATGAAAAACAACCTTTCTCCATCATTCACTTGCCCGAGCTGTCCGGAAAAGTAGTGGGTGGACATGAATCAATCACACCGCTGGATGCCAATAATATTTTCATTGGTGCGAACAAAGGGTTCTTCCATATCAACTATGAAAAATACCGGAACAATATCACCCAACCAGATATCTTGATAGGCAAAGTCAGCCTTTTTGGAAAAAAGGACAGTATCGTATTCGGAGGACACACTCAGTTTAAAGCAACACCTACCGAGAAAGCATCTCCAATTATTTTCAACAGCACCCAAAACTCACTTCATTTCGAATACTCAAGCACGCTTTTTGGCCAATTCAGCAATCTAGAATACAGTTATCTTTTGGAAGGCTTCGACAAACAGTGGTCCATATGGAACAATAAAAGTGAAAAAGACTATACTAATCTGCCCGCCGGCGATTATACTTTTAAAGTAAAGTCCAGGAACAACCTGGGTAATGAATCTACTATCAGCACCTATAGTTTCACTGTTCTTCCTGCCTGGTACAATACTGTGTGGAGCTATTGCTGTTACCTTCTGATCCTTGCAGGAAGCATCTACCTTATTTTAAAGTGGCAAAAGAAAAAGCACCTCAGAGAACAAGCGCATCTAAAAAAATACCATCAGCTTGAAATTGACAGAAACGAAAAGGAAATCGTAAAACTAAGAAACGAAAAACTTCAAGCAGACATCAACCATAAAAATCAAGAGTTAGCCTCCACAACCATGCATCTTGTTCAACGTGGAAAAGTCCTAACCAAAATCAAAGAAGAACTTTTGTACTTAGGAAAAAACCACAGCTTAGAAAGTGAATCCTCGGACTTTAAGCGGCTTTTGAAATTAATCAGCGAAGTGGAACGGAGCGATAGTGACTGGGACCGTTTTTCAATGCACTTTGACCATGTCCATTCTAACTTTCTGAGCATACTCAAAGAAAAATACCCTGACCTTACCCCAAATGAGCTTAAGCTTTGTGCATTTGTGAAAATGAATTTATCCTCAAAAGAAATCGCTCAACTGCTAAGTATTTCTTTAAAAGCGGTGGAAGTAGGTAGGTACAGGCTAAGGAAGAAACTGCTGATCACACCAGAGACAAACCTCTTTGATTTCTTGATCCAGTCCACAACTGACCATGACCAAAATGATCCATCCAACTGA